Proteins from a genomic interval of Rhodothermus marinus:
- a CDS encoding type II secretion system F family protein codes for MPVREFRFSGISVSGVPVQGTVLAPSMRAARKKLAELAEKHGFRPQLLQPRRTFIYKVRHPSGRVITGEQKAYTAEELAQALRKMGLEVIRIERKVLDFQMKPPRTDIIMFVRLAANLLREKLPFDEVLNLLVNDVSSNALRQVIRDLNADLKAGMEAQQAFMKHQHVLGKFTAYMLGLASKSGNMAEIFESTARFLERQNEFRKSIRSAMITPAITIIALVATFIWYVWYIFPMTAGLLADLGMELPPMTAATLVFSQWLDRNILWLTLAFTAAVVGFVAFARSPRGQLIVHRWLIKLPIIGGLLHKLNIEIFCRVFAILYSNSGENISVIKIAAEACGNRYMEHRIKTVTVPLMVAQGMDLVRAMEASGVFTQMALARFRSGSETGNVRGAAEQMANYYESETTLKLKAVVEGIQTIIAILITIAIAVLTIISSEVALIQPSSTDLMRMGGR; via the coding sequence ATGCCTGTCCGTGAGTTTCGCTTCAGTGGGATCAGTGTGAGCGGGGTGCCTGTGCAGGGCACGGTGCTGGCCCCCTCGATGCGGGCGGCCCGCAAGAAGCTCGCCGAGCTGGCCGAAAAGCACGGCTTCCGGCCCCAGCTTCTGCAGCCGCGCCGCACCTTCATCTACAAGGTGCGGCATCCCAGCGGACGGGTCATCACCGGCGAGCAGAAGGCCTACACGGCCGAAGAGCTGGCCCAGGCCCTGCGCAAGATGGGCCTGGAGGTGATTCGCATCGAGCGCAAGGTGCTCGATTTTCAGATGAAGCCGCCGCGGACCGACATCATCATGTTCGTGCGTCTGGCGGCCAACCTGCTCCGCGAAAAGCTGCCCTTCGACGAAGTTCTGAACCTGCTCGTCAACGACGTTTCGTCCAACGCGCTGCGCCAGGTCATCCGCGACCTGAACGCCGACCTGAAGGCGGGCATGGAGGCGCAGCAGGCCTTCATGAAGCACCAGCACGTGCTGGGCAAGTTTACGGCCTACATGCTCGGCCTGGCCTCGAAAAGCGGCAACATGGCCGAGATCTTCGAATCGACCGCGCGGTTTCTGGAGCGCCAGAACGAGTTTCGCAAAAGCATCCGTAGCGCGATGATCACGCCGGCCATCACGATCATCGCGCTGGTGGCCACGTTCATCTGGTACGTCTGGTACATCTTCCCGATGACGGCCGGGCTGCTGGCCGACCTGGGCATGGAGCTGCCGCCCATGACGGCCGCGACGCTGGTCTTTTCGCAATGGCTCGACCGTAACATCCTGTGGCTGACGCTTGCCTTCACGGCCGCGGTGGTCGGCTTCGTGGCGTTCGCGCGCTCGCCCAGAGGCCAGCTCATCGTTCATCGCTGGCTGATCAAGCTGCCCATCATCGGCGGCCTGCTGCACAAGCTCAACATCGAAATTTTCTGCCGGGTGTTCGCCATCCTGTATTCGAACAGCGGTGAAAACATCAGTGTGATCAAGATCGCCGCCGAGGCCTGCGGCAACCGCTACATGGAGCACCGGATCAAGACGGTCACGGTGCCGCTGATGGTGGCGCAGGGGATGGACCTGGTGCGGGCCATGGAAGCCAGCGGCGTCTTCACGCAGATGGCACTGGCCCGCTTCCGCAGCGGCTCGGAGACGGGGAACGTGCGGGGCGCGGCCGAGCAGATGGCCAATTATTACGAAAGCGAAACCACGCTGAAGCTGAAGGCGGTGGTCGAAGGCATTCAGACGATCATCGCCATCCTGATAACGATCGCCATCGCCGTCCTGACGATCATTTCCTCCGAGGTGGCCCTGATTCAGCCGTCGTCCACCGACCTGATGCGGATGGGCGGGCGATGA
- a CDS encoding GspE/PulE family protein — translation MSWSDLFGRRRSPREWNEELRRLKFGTKPEESEENGASEAANQASAKHEPENQKTPVSRKDPPLTGLWLELAGDGHAEDALPELPEIPEPEEAEAETAEAEPSDRAAALTDVSAEATSVRPQASLADATPGREGARQEPPRPKQEPAGAQLDGTADRGSVPPAARDPQGASLPEGAFIPELAEMFEDDVVMALLYGGAVRLDQIARAIVLRRRRQEQRLWRCLLEVPGVDRETVLAEAARVGGIAPAPVDEERPSVEFIKAILLLLPPSVQHALFAWQLLPCGFAQGKEGGRVLLLATHDPMRPELKQALQELRLPAELRYAPERILTKRLAELENFRPPVSGLEAPAGEASPSVKEDDSGAQPQAWAPEPEIDRAPAQPEPEPPEPVAETPTPDAADTDAVWETALPEFPADDEPEAGVGLQEAGTAEVSEPAAPEIHPAEEVPTTFAREAPPVAEPPAESLFEPLQEETPEEPRAEATLDAQAEAALEAAPEVAVETLDAASDAIGDERQEADASEAADDGEDVPPPVKIVLDDLPELKAAIARDRVVSRLLEKEVVALHQVYQAYQRQQDEGLKEPLWRVLAQSDHVPQDAIYEEAARLYAFPIAKLEPGKPSPEFVRSVMDTFEEEVRERLIELRVVPFEVDLDAQTGAVKLVLVTHDPMRPEVHRLVHRLKLERFELQYAPRGVIMQALMEAYPRRNEYLERVKEEAAYDLGTSYDAETELIDEDALEAEINRSKLINLFEATLVEAVRQGASDIHIFPNNQKKVEIHFRIDGRLTRWHVEDKVHPEAFIAVIKDQSINVDRFERDAAQDGFIQRWIDDHLIRFRVSVLPIANALEDLRSESIVIRVLDDRKVIKDLRLLGLNKKALERFERAIRQPHGMVIVTGPTGSGKSTTLYAALHQVVSPEVNVLTIEDPVEYIIPGVRQIKLNHKLGLEDALRAILRHDPDIVMVGEMRDRQTAELAIKLANTGHLTFSTLHTNDAPSAVSRLYKMGIEPFLIAYAINLVVAQRLIRKVCPACKVEDKDPDYVMLRKLGFTDEEIERTTFYKAGRDRNCKVCKGVGYKGRRAIVEAMYFSRTIRHMIVEAQGSIDEDALREQAIKEGMQTLRDAAREVVLAGETTVEEMVRVTTTEE, via the coding sequence ATGAGCTGGAGTGATCTGTTCGGGCGCCGTCGTTCGCCTCGTGAATGGAACGAAGAGCTGCGGCGGCTGAAGTTCGGAACGAAGCCAGAGGAATCCGAAGAGAACGGTGCGTCCGAGGCCGCCAATCAGGCTTCGGCAAAGCACGAGCCGGAAAACCAGAAAACGCCGGTAAGCCGTAAGGATCCGCCGTTGACAGGGCTTTGGCTGGAGCTGGCCGGGGACGGGCATGCCGAGGATGCGCTGCCGGAATTGCCGGAGATCCCGGAGCCGGAGGAAGCTGAGGCCGAAACCGCGGAAGCCGAGCCTTCGGATCGGGCCGCTGCGCTGACGGACGTGTCCGCCGAAGCGACGTCAGTCCGGCCACAGGCCAGCCTGGCCGATGCCACGCCGGGACGCGAGGGGGCGCGGCAGGAGCCGCCTCGTCCGAAACAGGAACCCGCCGGTGCGCAGCTGGACGGAACGGCCGACCGTGGCAGTGTGCCGCCGGCAGCGCGCGATCCGCAAGGCGCTTCGCTGCCGGAGGGCGCCTTCATCCCCGAGTTGGCCGAGATGTTCGAAGACGACGTCGTGATGGCGCTGCTCTACGGCGGGGCGGTACGGCTGGATCAGATCGCGCGGGCCATCGTGCTGCGGCGGCGTCGGCAGGAGCAACGGCTCTGGCGTTGCCTGCTGGAAGTGCCCGGGGTCGATCGAGAGACCGTGCTGGCCGAGGCGGCCCGTGTGGGCGGCATCGCACCGGCCCCGGTCGACGAAGAGCGCCCTTCGGTCGAATTCATCAAGGCCATTCTGTTGCTCCTGCCGCCTTCGGTGCAGCATGCGCTGTTCGCGTGGCAACTGTTACCCTGCGGATTCGCTCAGGGGAAAGAAGGCGGCCGCGTGCTGCTGCTGGCCACGCACGATCCGATGCGGCCGGAATTGAAGCAGGCGCTTCAGGAACTGCGGCTTCCTGCAGAACTCCGGTACGCGCCCGAGCGCATTCTGACGAAGCGGCTGGCCGAGCTGGAGAACTTCCGGCCGCCTGTGTCCGGCCTCGAGGCACCCGCCGGCGAGGCGTCTCCTTCGGTGAAGGAGGATGATTCCGGGGCGCAGCCGCAGGCCTGGGCACCGGAGCCCGAAATCGATAGAGCGCCCGCGCAGCCAGAACCTGAGCCGCCGGAACCCGTCGCCGAAACGCCGACGCCAGATGCGGCCGATACGGATGCGGTCTGGGAAACGGCGCTTCCGGAGTTTCCGGCAGACGACGAGCCGGAGGCGGGTGTCGGCCTGCAGGAGGCCGGAACGGCCGAGGTGTCCGAACCAGCCGCGCCGGAAATCCATCCTGCGGAAGAGGTTCCCACCACTTTTGCCCGGGAGGCTCCGCCGGTCGCAGAACCTCCGGCGGAATCTCTGTTTGAGCCGTTACAGGAGGAAACCCCGGAGGAGCCCCGGGCGGAAGCTACGCTCGACGCTCAGGCCGAAGCAGCGCTCGAAGCAGCTCCGGAAGTCGCCGTGGAGACGCTGGATGCAGCCTCCGACGCGATCGGCGACGAAAGACAGGAGGCCGACGCCTCGGAAGCAGCGGACGATGGCGAGGACGTCCCGCCGCCTGTCAAGATCGTACTGGACGACCTGCCCGAGCTGAAGGCCGCCATCGCACGCGACCGGGTGGTGAGCCGGCTGCTCGAAAAAGAGGTGGTGGCGCTCCATCAGGTCTATCAGGCCTATCAGCGGCAACAGGACGAAGGGCTCAAGGAACCGCTCTGGCGCGTGCTGGCCCAGAGCGACCACGTGCCGCAGGATGCCATCTACGAAGAGGCCGCCCGGCTGTACGCCTTCCCCATCGCCAAGCTCGAACCGGGCAAGCCCAGTCCGGAGTTCGTGCGCTCGGTGATGGACACCTTCGAAGAGGAGGTGCGCGAGCGCCTGATCGAACTGCGCGTGGTGCCTTTCGAGGTCGATCTGGATGCCCAGACCGGCGCCGTCAAGCTCGTGCTGGTCACGCACGATCCCATGCGGCCCGAGGTGCACCGCCTGGTGCACCGGCTCAAGCTGGAGCGCTTCGAACTCCAGTATGCGCCCCGGGGCGTGATCATGCAGGCGCTGATGGAGGCCTATCCGCGTCGCAACGAGTATCTGGAACGCGTCAAAGAAGAAGCCGCCTACGATCTGGGCACCAGCTACGACGCCGAAACCGAACTGATCGACGAGGATGCGCTGGAGGCCGAGATCAACCGCTCGAAGCTGATCAACCTCTTCGAAGCGACGCTCGTCGAAGCCGTCCGCCAGGGCGCCTCCGACATCCACATCTTCCCGAACAATCAGAAAAAAGTCGAAATCCATTTCCGCATCGACGGGCGGCTCACGCGCTGGCACGTCGAGGATAAGGTCCACCCCGAAGCATTCATCGCGGTGATCAAGGACCAGTCGATCAACGTGGACCGCTTCGAGCGCGATGCGGCGCAGGATGGTTTCATCCAGCGCTGGATCGACGACCACCTCATCCGCTTCCGCGTCTCCGTGCTGCCGATCGCCAACGCGCTCGAAGACCTGCGCTCGGAGTCGATCGTCATCCGTGTGCTCGACGACCGCAAGGTTATCAAAGACCTGCGGCTGCTCGGTCTCAACAAGAAGGCGCTGGAGCGCTTCGAGCGGGCCATTCGCCAGCCGCACGGCATGGTGATCGTCACCGGTCCCACCGGCAGCGGTAAAAGCACCACGCTCTACGCCGCCCTCCACCAGGTCGTCAGTCCCGAGGTGAACGTGCTGACGATCGAAGATCCGGTCGAGTACATCATTCCCGGCGTGCGCCAGATCAAGCTCAACCACAAGCTGGGGCTGGAGGACGCGCTGCGGGCCATCCTGCGGCACGACCCCGACATCGTGATGGTCGGTGAGATGCGCGACCGCCAGACGGCCGAGCTGGCCATCAAGCTGGCCAACACGGGGCACCTGACGTTTTCGACGCTGCACACGAACGATGCGCCCAGTGCGGTGAGCCGGCTCTACAAGATGGGGATCGAGCCGTTCCTGATCGCCTATGCGATCAACCTGGTCGTGGCCCAGCGTCTGATCCGCAAGGTGTGTCCGGCCTGCAAGGTGGAAGACAAAGACCCCGACTACGTGATGCTCCGCAAACTGGGTTTCACGGACGAGGAGATCGAGCGCACCACCTTCTACAAGGCCGGTCGTGACCGTAACTGCAAGGTCTGCAAGGGCGTCGGTTACAAGGGCCGGCGGGCGATCGTCGAGGCCATGTACTTCTCGCGGACGATCCGCCACATGATCGTCGAGGCGCAGGGATCCATCGACGAAGACGCGCTGCGTGAGCAGGCGATCAAAGAGGGCATGCAGACGCTGCGCGATGCCGCCCGCGAGGTCGTACTGGCCGGCGAAACGACCGTCGAGGAGATGGTCCGCGTGACGACGACCGAGGAGTAG
- a CDS encoding type IV pilus twitching motility protein PilT — MSNGNPALAEVLAQHASAAQRPRLRPVPPLPKICKTVLDSVPPSLVGEDRARYLAEQVNALLDKDRTVLREHMQLLVKRMLDLNASDLDMGGPASNGYVWYRVHGDKRPYEEMGTYSCDEAALLILNLLTERQLQLFFEECSLDFSYELPIEGRNGMPRRFRATVYFDMDYVALNMRAISDEIRPLKSLGFHPLIERGLMFRHVRDGLTLVTGVTGSGKSTTLDAIIDANNDDVYAHVVIIARPIEYVHRSRKCLIRHREVGRDVRTFKDGIVQALRQDPDIIVIGEMRDPETISAALEITDSGHKVFSTLHTSSAVETIDRIVAEYPPDEQDRVRNRLADVLRCVISQKLVPKIGGGRILAKEVLWMTPSARAAIKNKNTSEIYQMMWEGGALGMTTLEQDLYRLVRQQLITPEVAFDFANNKRRLQQLLQ; from the coding sequence ATGTCGAACGGCAATCCCGCGCTTGCTGAAGTGCTGGCACAGCATGCCTCGGCGGCCCAGCGGCCGCGCCTGCGGCCTGTGCCCCCATTGCCCAAGATTTGCAAGACCGTGCTGGATTCGGTACCGCCCTCTTTGGTCGGTGAAGACCGCGCGCGCTATCTAGCCGAACAGGTCAATGCCCTGTTGGATAAAGACCGCACGGTGTTGCGGGAGCACATGCAGCTGCTGGTTAAGCGCATGCTGGACCTTAATGCCAGCGACCTAGATATGGGTGGCCCGGCCTCGAACGGCTACGTCTGGTACCGCGTGCACGGCGACAAGCGGCCCTACGAAGAAATGGGCACCTACTCCTGCGACGAGGCCGCGCTGCTCATCCTGAACCTGCTCACCGAGCGCCAGCTCCAGCTCTTTTTCGAGGAGTGCTCGCTGGACTTTTCCTACGAGCTGCCCATCGAGGGCCGCAACGGCATGCCCCGGCGCTTCCGCGCCACGGTCTATTTCGACATGGACTACGTGGCGCTGAACATGCGCGCCATCAGCGACGAGATCCGCCCGCTCAAAAGCCTGGGCTTCCATCCGCTGATCGAGCGCGGCCTGATGTTCCGGCACGTGCGCGACGGGCTGACGCTCGTGACAGGCGTTACGGGCTCCGGTAAGAGCACGACGCTCGATGCCATCATTGACGCCAACAACGACGACGTTTACGCGCACGTGGTCATCATCGCCCGGCCGATCGAGTACGTGCACCGCTCGCGCAAATGCCTGATTCGCCACCGCGAGGTCGGACGCGACGTGCGCACCTTCAAAGACGGCATCGTGCAGGCGCTCCGCCAGGACCCCGACATCATCGTCATCGGCGAGATGCGCGATCCCGAGACGATCTCGGCCGCGCTGGAAATCACCGACTCGGGGCACAAGGTCTTCTCCACGCTGCATACCAGCTCGGCCGTGGAGACGATCGACCGTATCGTGGCCGAGTATCCGCCCGACGAGCAGGACCGCGTGCGCAACCGCCTGGCCGATGTGCTGCGCTGCGTGATCTCCCAGAAGCTGGTACCCAAGATCGGCGGCGGACGCATTCTGGCCAAGGAAGTGCTCTGGATGACGCCGTCGGCGCGGGCGGCCATCAAAAACAAGAACACCAGCGAAATCTACCAGATGATGTGGGAAGGCGGGGCGCTGGGCATGACGACCCTGGAACAGGATTTGTACCGCCTGGTCCGGCAGCAATTGATCACGCCGGAAGTGGCGTTCGATTTCGCCAACAACAAGCGTCGCCTGCAGCAATTGCTGCAATGA
- a CDS encoding PilN domain-containing protein, whose amino-acid sequence MKAKQQKVARTKAPYVLGVTIAGRTVYAVLLKREGDALEVVRRFTRQRVARFASVQQGVPEVKGQEAGGDFSIQFGGGGGGATPFLKSEFDLSGDGAGGEQAPPASLFTMELSDILAECREAGYGDPEVAFCLPSVELAYVELRLPRRARVKEQETGPVDRKALLELLEQQVGTALEEEQVAFLPMTPSDAETHRFLAIYPRPSEPVTATLQALKAESNRKLPRTRLFETEVSLYLGLVRTALRQLAPETSDTRSLVLRVGSDDTLVLFVQGETLQHAESLRSLTVHDTPETVCSRILLLQDEYGIGEVSHVFLVSEHGETEIHRSLEVFFPNARVENLRHYLPLDDQEIGPGSLAAQLAALRLVGDPEFLKAFEPVNLFPSSLRRRWELPFGWHVWALYALLFVTTLFFVWRYLTLEAELSERQERLRRLPPAIAETDARALQARIDSLNARTQQALRALDVLDSLLVGSDRWSRSLAQLSREVAAVRGIWVDSWSPRTSGVELKGSAVARDRVVELARRLNGIIRSLTFSEIREWPVYAFVIEIPLPNELPEPARYLREQFAANTQASQSKPSNP is encoded by the coding sequence ATGAAGGCGAAGCAGCAGAAGGTCGCACGCACGAAGGCCCCTTACGTACTGGGCGTTACGATTGCGGGCCGTACGGTTTACGCCGTGCTGCTCAAGCGCGAAGGAGACGCGCTGGAGGTCGTGCGGCGCTTTACGCGCCAGCGCGTGGCCCGTTTTGCCAGCGTGCAGCAGGGGGTGCCGGAAGTCAAAGGCCAGGAAGCCGGCGGCGACTTCTCCATCCAGTTTGGCGGGGGAGGCGGGGGCGCGACGCCGTTCCTGAAGTCGGAGTTCGATCTGAGCGGCGACGGAGCCGGCGGAGAACAGGCGCCGCCTGCTTCGCTCTTCACGATGGAGCTTTCCGACATCCTGGCCGAATGCCGGGAAGCCGGCTACGGCGATCCGGAAGTGGCCTTCTGCCTGCCCTCGGTGGAGCTGGCCTATGTGGAACTCCGGTTGCCGCGGCGCGCGCGGGTGAAGGAGCAGGAAACCGGTCCGGTCGATCGCAAGGCGCTGCTGGAACTGCTGGAGCAGCAGGTAGGAACGGCGCTCGAGGAGGAGCAGGTGGCCTTTCTGCCGATGACGCCCTCCGACGCCGAGACGCATCGGTTTCTGGCCATCTACCCGCGTCCCAGCGAACCGGTGACGGCCACGCTCCAGGCGCTCAAGGCCGAGTCGAACCGAAAGCTACCCCGCACGCGGCTGTTCGAGACCGAAGTCTCGCTCTACTTGGGGCTGGTGCGAACGGCCCTGCGCCAGCTTGCTCCGGAGACGTCCGATACGCGCTCGCTGGTGCTGCGCGTGGGTTCCGACGATACGCTGGTGCTCTTCGTGCAGGGCGAGACGCTCCAGCACGCCGAAAGCCTGCGCTCGCTGACCGTGCACGACACGCCCGAGACGGTATGCAGCCGCATCCTGCTGCTGCAGGACGAGTACGGCATCGGTGAGGTGTCGCACGTCTTTCTGGTCAGCGAGCACGGAGAGACCGAGATCCATCGGAGCCTGGAAGTTTTCTTCCCGAACGCTCGCGTCGAAAACCTGCGGCACTACCTGCCACTGGACGATCAGGAGATCGGACCCGGATCGCTGGCGGCGCAACTGGCCGCGCTGCGCCTGGTGGGCGATCCGGAGTTCCTGAAGGCCTTCGAGCCGGTCAACCTCTTTCCGTCCAGCCTGCGGCGGCGCTGGGAGCTGCCCTTCGGCTGGCACGTGTGGGCGCTCTACGCGCTGCTGTTCGTCACCACGCTCTTTTTCGTGTGGCGCTACCTGACGCTCGAAGCCGAACTCAGCGAGCGCCAGGAGCGGCTGCGTCGGCTCCCGCCGGCCATTGCCGAGACCGACGCGCGGGCGCTGCAGGCCCGGATCGACAGCCTCAACGCGCGCACGCAGCAGGCGCTGCGGGCACTCGACGTGCTCGACTCGCTGCTGGTGGGGAGCGACCGCTGGAGCCGGTCCCTGGCCCAGCTTTCCCGCGAGGTAGCCGCCGTGCGGGGCATCTGGGTCGATAGCTGGAGTCCGCGCACCAGCGGCGTCGAACTGAAAGGCAGCGCCGTCGCGCGCGACCGTGTCGTCGAGCTGGCCCGGCGGCTCAACGGCATCATTCGTTCGCTGACCTTCTCCGAGATCCGCGAGTGGCCGGTTTACGCCTTCGTGATCGAAATCCCCCTGCCCAACGAACTGCCCGAGCCGGCCCGCTACCTGCGCGAACAGTTTGCCGCCAACACCCAGGCTTCGCAGTCGAAACCCTCGAATCCGTAA
- a CDS encoding type II secretion system protein GspD, translating to MEHVQTRTWIATALGLLLIGSLLAWPGLSQDRPPQRVMRTYVPPDQLVSFLPTTPLNQFFELLNPIFQRVTGKQIVDPEERTDPIGVSISGMHFFDAFELVLQTKGLTYRETDKFFIVEKAPERTEVVVGPRRATEEVGTVQAGAVLPATVDTREIQINAILFSVNLTKARDIGINWDQFFGLTSGTGTGTGGGTGGGTSGTGGQNNVEFYLKTEDIFDPLAPLIEAPNRISFRQLTNFLRFLETEGIGETVASPQITVQSGEQGRIQIGSDVPIQTRDFAGNTITQFVSTGIIIDVTPTLLVEPAADTAGAPMIEFVHLDVMVENSSATPSAAGLIIDRNTADTQVLLLDGEQTIIGGLYSTRESISRKGIPFLKDLPWWFFGLRYIFGRTQRTITQSELLIVLQVKVLDPLTARARRPLERNLLERSRRELMERLERFSEQTARQTRMPRN from the coding sequence ATGGAGCATGTGCAGACAAGAACCTGGATTGCGACCGCGCTCGGTCTGCTATTGATCGGGAGTCTGCTGGCCTGGCCCGGTCTGTCGCAGGACCGGCCGCCCCAGCGGGTCATGCGCACCTACGTGCCGCCCGATCAACTGGTGTCGTTTCTGCCCACGACGCCGCTGAATCAGTTCTTCGAGCTGCTCAACCCGATCTTTCAGCGGGTGACGGGCAAGCAGATCGTCGATCCCGAGGAGCGCACCGACCCGATCGGGGTTTCCATCTCGGGCATGCACTTTTTCGATGCGTTCGAACTGGTATTGCAGACGAAAGGACTGACCTACCGGGAGACCGACAAGTTTTTCATTGTCGAAAAAGCACCGGAGCGCACCGAGGTGGTGGTCGGGCCGCGCCGGGCTACTGAAGAGGTCGGTACCGTGCAGGCCGGAGCCGTGTTGCCGGCCACCGTCGATACGCGCGAAATCCAGATCAACGCGATTCTCTTCAGCGTAAACCTGACCAAGGCGCGGGACATCGGCATCAACTGGGATCAGTTTTTCGGGCTGACGAGCGGCACGGGCACCGGAACCGGAGGGGGGACCGGCGGCGGAACGAGCGGTACCGGAGGACAGAATAACGTGGAGTTTTACCTGAAGACAGAAGATATTTTCGATCCGCTGGCACCCCTGATCGAAGCCCCTAACCGCATCAGCTTTCGTCAGCTCACCAACTTTCTGCGCTTTCTGGAAACGGAAGGCATCGGCGAAACCGTTGCCAGCCCGCAGATCACGGTGCAAAGCGGGGAGCAGGGACGGATCCAGATCGGATCGGACGTGCCCATTCAGACGCGCGACTTTGCCGGCAACACGATCACGCAGTTCGTCTCGACGGGTATCATCATCGACGTGACGCCCACGCTGCTGGTCGAGCCGGCGGCCGACACGGCCGGGGCTCCGATGATCGAGTTCGTGCACCTGGACGTGATGGTCGAAAACTCCAGCGCCACGCCGTCGGCGGCCGGCCTGATCATCGATCGCAATACGGCCGACACGCAGGTACTGCTGCTCGACGGCGAGCAGACGATCATCGGAGGACTGTACTCGACGCGCGAGTCGATCTCGCGCAAGGGTATTCCCTTCCTGAAAGATCTGCCCTGGTGGTTCTTCGGGTTGCGCTACATCTTCGGGCGCACGCAGCGCACGATCACGCAGTCGGAGCTGCTGATCGTGCTGCAGGTGAAGGTGCTCGATCCGCTGACGGCGCGGGCCCGACGGCCGCTCGAGCGCAACCTGCTGGAACGCAGCCGGCGTGAGTTGATGGAACGGTTGGAACGGTTCAGCGAGCAAACGGCGCGTCAGACGCGCATGCCGCGCAACTGA
- a CDS encoding M28 family peptidase codes for MYNMYRLLLISGLALALAACGPAPRPAMEGPVQLHEPDDPLWLAEHLDVLLRPEMRGRVTGSRSFALAAQYVEDRMREFRLQPALEGHYRIVYEARVHLPWPAVLGWADQDTAAFLPGLEFWPDARSDTGRVVADQVALCAQPRTCPAAPVWVLPSASAAEAPVLAKARSAQAVLLVGPLRPALTDAPISGLRLLQLTPEAAARLLALPTSALRAHLTDTASVTLRLRRPIFLRVRRMGETRAGALNVLGFVAGKDPGLRDELVIVCADLDVIALPGSPLLFDGAHLGEGVAALLELARFYSTLAAYWPQPRRTLLFAVWSGARQGHQGLRAYLRRPLWDPAATRRIVYLDPDPEALAELHRLAEQYGMTLTPVLPPDSLQEDRQVFWRVPSEWQQIYRRIYNASAAVSIPEPERLRIRALQRARALVRAAQAILLPEAITPDPWVPVREDTLRPPVTENHP; via the coding sequence ATGTACAACATGTATCGTCTGCTGCTCATTTCGGGCCTTGCGCTGGCGCTGGCGGCCTGCGGGCCGGCGCCGCGTCCGGCAATGGAGGGCCCGGTTCAACTGCATGAGCCGGACGATCCGCTGTGGCTGGCCGAGCATCTGGACGTGCTGTTGCGGCCGGAAATGCGAGGGCGGGTGACAGGGTCGCGCAGCTTCGCGCTGGCGGCGCAGTACGTGGAGGACCGCATGCGGGAATTTCGGCTGCAGCCGGCGCTGGAAGGACATTATCGTATCGTTTACGAAGCCCGCGTGCATCTGCCCTGGCCGGCCGTGTTGGGCTGGGCCGATCAGGATACGGCGGCCTTTCTACCCGGACTGGAATTCTGGCCCGATGCGCGTAGCGACACCGGGCGCGTGGTGGCCGATCAGGTGGCGCTCTGCGCGCAACCGAGGACCTGTCCCGCGGCGCCGGTCTGGGTGCTGCCGAGCGCGTCTGCAGCGGAAGCTCCGGTCCTGGCAAAGGCACGTTCGGCGCAGGCTGTGCTGCTGGTGGGGCCGCTGCGTCCCGCGCTGACCGACGCCCCGATTTCCGGGCTTCGGCTTCTGCAGCTCACACCGGAGGCGGCCGCTCGCCTGCTGGCTCTGCCGACGTCCGCGCTGCGGGCTCATCTGACCGACACGGCGTCCGTGACGCTGCGGCTCCGACGTCCGATCTTCCTCCGGGTGCGGCGCATGGGCGAAACGCGCGCAGGCGCGCTGAACGTGCTGGGCTTCGTGGCGGGCAAAGATCCCGGGCTGCGCGACGAGCTGGTGATCGTATGTGCGGATCTGGATGTTATTGCGCTGCCGGGTAGTCCGCTGCTTTTCGATGGGGCTCATCTGGGCGAAGGGGTGGCGGCGCTGCTGGAGCTGGCCCGTTTCTACAGTACGCTGGCCGCCTACTGGCCGCAGCCCCGCCGCACGTTGCTGTTTGCGGTCTGGTCGGGGGCCCGGCAGGGCCACCAGGGATTGCGCGCCTATCTCCGGCGGCCACTATGGGACCCGGCCGCCACGCGCCGGATCGTCTATCTGGACCCGGATCCCGAAGCGCTCGCCGAACTGCACCGGTTGGCCGAGCAATATGGCATGACGCTCACGCCGGTTCTACCGCCCGATTCGCTGCAGGAGGACCGACAGGTTTTCTGGCGGGTGCCCTCCGAGTGGCAACAGATCTACCGGCGGATCTACAACGCCTCGGCCGCTGTTTCAATACCTGAGCCTGAAAGACTTCGCATACGCGCATTGCAACGTGCCCGTGCGCTGGTCCGGGCGGCACAGGCGATCCTGTTACCGGAGGCGATCACCCCGGACCCGTGGGTGCCCGTGCGTGAAGATACGCTTCGCCCGCCCGTAACCGAAAACCACCCATGA